From Bradyrhizobium sp. AZCC 1610:
GCGGAAGCTCGCAAACTGGCCATCGGGGTCCTTGTGCTCGGCCGGATAGAATTTTGCGACCTCCTCCGGCACATAAGGCGCCAGAATACCGTCGCGCTTCCAGACGATGAAATGCGCGGCATCGGACGAGTTCACCACGTCGACGGCATGGATGTTGCTGGAATATTCCTGGCCGATGCGCTGGAAGAGGCGCTCCGCGCCGGTGCGTTCGACACGCACCGCTATCCCCGGATATTTCGCCTCGAACGCCTTGGCCAGCTTCTCCGCGACCGGCAAATCGGTCGAGGTGTAATAGATGACCTTGCCTTCCTTCTTCGCCGCCTCGATCAATGCCGGAGTAACGGTTTCCGGTGGCGGCGCAGCCGCCATGACGCGCGTGGGAAATGCTGCGCCTGCGAGAACAGCGCCTGCGCCGGCCAGCACATGGCGGCGTGAAATCCCTGGGTGTTTCATGTTTTCGTTCCCCGCGCTGTTGGCGAAGTTAGGTACCCCTGAGCCCCCGCATTATTCCTATGGATTGCCCGCTGTCCATCGCCGGCAACGCCTGGCCATGGCAGCCAGGCCTAAATGTTACTGCGCAGGACAGGCCGCTCCGGTCTTCACCCACGCCTCGACCAGGGCGCCGGCCTGCTTCTGCGTGCCGGGCACGGGGCTGCGCGTCCCGCCCGGAGCCCAGGCCCAACCGACCAGCGTATCTTCACCGATGTGATGGATGAGTTCCTCGAGTTTGCGTCCACCGTTGCGTGCGGGATCCTTGAGCTGTGCGCAGATTTCGGCAACCGTCTTGCCCTCCCACGCCATTTCGCGCGGTGCGAGGTGCCATTCCGGATGGCCCGGCATGCGGCCGGGTTCGAAGTTCGCATGCTTGTGGCAAATCGAGCAGCGCATCGTCGGAAGGCCATTGCCGTCCGCGCCGCGCGTCACCGGCGGCTGGTGCAGCCGGCCCTCGTCGCCCTGCCGCGGCCTGTCGCTCGCTGGATGGCAATTGGTGCAGCGCGGATGGGTCAGCACCTTGCCAAGCTCGGTGAACATGGCCGCCGATCGTGCGTCCGTATCCGATATCGACGCAAAGCTTTCCGGGCTTGCAAGCGATTGCGGCGCGGTCTCGGAAACGGCGTAGCCGGTGAGCACACTCGTCGCGACTGTCACGACGGCGACCACAAGCTGAACCCGCAATTCCGATTTCATGTCGATTGGCCCTGGCGTCCGCTCACTGGCTGGCCGCGAGATAGCGTTTGGAATCCGCCAGGATCACATCCCGCACGGCCTCGTGGTATTTGATGTAGCCGGTGCAGCGGCAGATATGGCCATCGAGCGCATCAGCGATAGTGCTTTCGAGATCAGCGCGCTTCACGGGCGCCTTGGCCAGACGCTCCAGTAGCACCTGACCCTCGTTGAGGAAGCCCGCGGTGCAATAGCCGCACTGGAAGGCGAAGTGCCGGATGAAAGCCTTTTGCAGCGCGGTTAGTTCGTCGCCCTTCGCATGTCCTTCGACGGTGCGAATAGTCTTGCCGTCGAAGCTTGCCGCCGAGACGATACAGGTCGGGCTCGTATGACTTGTGCCACCGGGATCATCGACGATAACCGCGCAACTCAGGCACTGTGCGGCACCGCAGCCGAACTTGGTGCCGGTCATGCCGAGATACTCGCGCAGGAAATCGTTCATCGAGAGTTCGTCGCGCACCTCAACCGGTCCGTACGCCCGGCCGTTGATCGTGAGGCTCAATCTGGTCACGCCAAAACTCCCTTGAGCAGGCTTGCCGTCACCGGCAGCGACTGAAACCGGCGGCCGGTTGCGTCGAAAATCGCATTCAGGATGGCGGGCACCACCGGAACCATGACGACTTCCGCCATGCCCTTTGGTGGCTCGTCCGGCGTCAGCGGCGGCAGCATTTCGATTTCGAGGTCGTGCAGCGGCAGATCCGATCCGCGCGCGACGAGGTATTGCCCGAGATTCCACTGCCCGTTGCCCGGGCCCCCCTCATAAGGCGGTAGCGTCTCGAGCAAGGCATAGCCGACACCCATCGCAAAGCCACCCTGCGCCTGGCCCAGCACCACCTCGGGCACCAGCGCCTTGCCGCATTCGAACACGCTGTAGGCCTTGGCGATACGCAGAGCGCCGGTGGCGCGCTCGATCTCGATGCGGACCAGCGTGCCGCACATCGACGTATAGGTCGTGCCGATCCGGTTGTTGTCGGTCGGCGGAAATTTGACGCTGACGCGGTTGATGCGCTCGAACTTGCCGTTGCCCCTGCGCAAGGCCAGCGCGTCGATCTCGGCGCGATACTGTTCGCCAAAAAGGGGAAAACGCGCGCGCGACCATGCCCAGCGGGAAAAACTGTGGGCCACGGCGCCGGTTACGAGATTGCGCGCATGCGCTCTTGCGGCGAGGGCCGGCAGCGGCAGTGGCGCAAGACCGGATACGATGAGCTGGCCGTCCTTCCACTGCGCTTTCGCAAAATCCTTTGCGCGCGGATCGTTCGGCGCGATGCGCCATAGTTCCAGCGCCGCCGGCCACAGCCCAAAACGGAAGATGACGCGCGCGGCTTCGGCAGCCGAGTGCGTGCCGACATGCGCGCCAATCGAGGCGCTGGTCGCCGAGCTGATGGCGGGCACCCAGCGCGGATTTTTCTCCGCGGCGTCCTGCGTCTTCTGGTCCATCGTGTAGGAATCGCCCGACGTGACCAATCCGAGCGCGTCATAGGTATCGACCCGCGCCACCGAGACTTCGTCGGCGACCGCGCCGAGGTGGAGCGCGACCCGGTTCGCGAGTGCGGTACCGATGCCGTTGCCCATCTCGGTATGATCGCAATAGATCGTGATCTTGCCGTCGGCAGATAGTTCGACACGCCCCAGCGAACAATCGGCGCCGGTGCCATAGTCCTTGGTGACGCAGGCAACGCCGGTGCCGACGAGCACTCCTTGCGGCGCAGCCGATTTCTGCTGCGCACGCTGCTGCCAGATCGGATGCTTCTCGAGCTTGTCGAGAATTTCCGACGTGCGGACCGAAACGCTGTAGGGATTGCCGGTCATGGTCCGGCCCTTTGGCGCGAGCGCATTGCGCCGCCGGAACTCGATCGGGTCGAGCGGCAAAGCGGTTGCGACTTCATCAACCAGCACTTCGAGCGCGGTCATCGTCTGCAGCGTGCCGTAACCGCGCATCGATCCCGCGGTCACGCCGCGCGAATGCAGCGCGACCGTAGTCACATCGACCTTTGGAACGTCATAGATGCCAATTGCTGCGGTCGCACCGACGGTGGCTACGTTAGGTGAAAAATTCGCCAGCCCACCACCGTCAAGGACATGGTCCGCGGCAAAGGCCTGGATCTTGCCGGTTGAGCGATCGACGCCAATGCGTGAACGCATCTTGAAGGCATGACGCTTGATGCCGCCCTGAAATTGCTGATAGCGATCATGCGCCAGCCGGACCGGATGACCGGGAACGAACATCGCCGCCAGCGCCACATACAGCACAAACGGCGTGTGATCGCGTCCGCCGAAGCCGCCGCCCATATGGGTGAACTGGGTATTGATCCGCGCCGGCTTGAAGGGAGCGCGGGCTTCGCCGAGCAGATGTGCGATCGAGTCTGCCGCCTCGTAGGGCGACTGCACGCCCAGCACCAGCTCGAGGCTGCCGTCCTTCCTGTCGTACCAGGCGAGACCGGATTCCGGTTCGAGAAACATCGGATCGACCGATTGCGTCTCGAACTCGCGATCGAGCACCAAAAGATTCGGATTTTTGGCCGCGAGTTCAGCGCGGATCTGTTCGCCATGGATCGCGGCCTTGGCATAGGAAGCCTCGGTGTCCTTTGCGGCCGGCGACCATATCGGCAGCGGCGAGTTCTGGGAGCGTCCGGGGCTGACCCAACCGGCCTGGATCGGCGAATAGACGTCGGGCGCGTCCGGCGTCGCACCGGCGACGCGTGTGAACCGAAACGCGCCATAGGCCGGCATCGTAACGGGGCCGGTCTCCTCGCCGAACCTCACAAATGTTCCATCGCGCAATGCGAGGCGCGCCTGATCGAAGGCGTCGAACGTCTCGAAGACCAACAGTGCGACTGGCTGCCCCAAATAGAGCGGTGTCTTGCCGAGCGGGCAGAACAGATCGCCGGTGTAGAATCCCGGAACGCGCGTGCCGATCCTGTCGAGATCGGCTGATGTCACCACCGCCGATGGCTTGAGGGCGCCGCTGAGCCGCGCGAGATCCATCCCAATGTAGACGTGTGTGGCATCAGGCGCGCGGATCAGCATCGCGCGCGAGGTATTTTTTGGCCAGCCCGGAAGGTCTGCCGCGCGGAAATCGGATACGTAAAGCTTCGCGCCGGTCACCTTGGCCACGCCATCGACCCGGCCCGCGCCATCGGCCGCCGGGTTCCAGTTCGCCCGCCCCGGAAGGGACGCGCGCGGCGGCAAGCCGGCGGCTTCCGCCGACCCCAAACGCGACAGGCTGAGCGCGATGCCGCCCGCCGACACCCAATTCAGAAACTCGCGCCGCGAAGGCCGCATGCTCTCACCTTTGCCGGAATTACTTAAGATCCGTGATGGTCGCTGGCCCCGGCCCCGACGTGACCAGTGTCGGCCATTGCTTCGAACCAAAGGGAACGACGGGCGGCAGGAACGGTTTCATGCCGCGCTTGCCGGTCTCGGCGATGATCGCCGCGCGAGCGTCGCCGCCCATCAACTCATAATCCATCAGATGGTAATTGCCGAAGAACAGTGCACCTACCGAGCGATCCGCGATGATGCGGGTCAGCGATTCCAGCATGTCGGCCGGCGTGGTCGTGAAGGAAATCGTCTCGATCAACAGCAAGCGGTTGTTGATGGCGTCGGCGCCGAAGAACTGCGCTAGCACGCTGAACAGCACGTTGTTCTGGCGCGCGACGTAGATCGTGTTGCTCGCCGCGTATGTCTTGTCCCAGTCGGCGCCGAGCTGCGCCTTCCACTCGGCCAGCACCGTCATCCAGTGCGCGACCTGCGTCTGGGCCGCCCAGGCCACGTTCTTTGCCAGATATGGCGCCTGTTTCTTGCCGAAAGCTTCGAGCGCGGCGAAAGGAATGACGCCTTTGGCAACGCATTCGTCCATGAAGGCGATGTTGTTCTGCAGGATGGTGCGGTTGTTGTCGCGCCAGCCCGGCTCCATCGGTGTCGCATCGAGGCCGTCGAGCGCCGACTGCATGCGGCTGCGATAGGCCAGCATCGAGCCGCGCCAGGACTTGTTATCGGGGCTATCGATGTAGGGACCGACGACCTGGGCCAGCGCCATCGTGCTGTGGCCGACCGACTTGAGCAATTGATACACGATCGGCACCTGCGGCGCGTCGATCGGCGCCATACCCGGCCGATAGAGGATCATCCGGCCGCCGGCGCCTGAAAACAGGCCGAGGATCACCGGGTGCTTGCTCAGGATGTTCTTCTGGAAAATCTTTGCTGCATCGCCATAGAGCTCGAACATGCCGGTGTTGAGGGCCAGCATATCCTTGGTTGCTATGTCAGAAGATGTTGCGGCGGTCTTGCCGGCAATCGGCGCCATATAGGCCGGCAGGGTCTGGGCACCGGCGATGCTACCGCCCGAGAGCAGGATCGCAACGACAGCAAGGCAGGGGGAGATCTTCATGTCACGCTCCTTGTGGCGCCGTGGCTTTGTATGAGCCCCGGCGCAGACGAATATCTGATTCTTGGGACTAGCGGTCGGTGCGCGGATAGCTAGACTTGGCACGAGGCCGGTAAACGGGCCCTTGCAGAAAAAGACCAAGTTGGGGAGGTCGATATGATGCGCTTGAGAACGGCGCTCGCGCTGGCAGCAATTGTTGCGGCGCCATCTCTTCTGGCTGCGCCCGGCCTGGCGCAGGACTATCCGTCACGACCGGTGAAGGTGATTGTTCCCTTCGGCGCCGGCGGTCCTGCCGACGTCACCGCCCGCCAGATTGGCAACATTCTGCAGGAAAGTTTCGGCCAGGCCTTCGTGATCGAAAACCGCACCGGCGCCGGCGGCGTCATCGGCACGCAGGAAGCCGTCAAGTCGCCGCCGGATGGTTACACGCTGCTGATGATGTCGAACACCCAGACCGCGAATGAATCCCTGGTTCCACAGCGCAAATACGAGTTGATGCGCGATCTCGCGCCGATCGCGCCGGTCAATTACTCCGACCTCGTCATCGTGGTTCATCCCTCGGTGCAGGCGAAAACGCTGCAGGAATTCATCGCGCTGGCCAAATCGCAGCCCGGGAAACTGAACTACGCCTCGTCAGGTCAGGGCACGCCGTACCACATGGCGGGCGAGCTGTTCAAAGCCATGGCCGGCATCGATCTCGTGCACGTGCCCTATCGCAATAGCGGCGAAGCGCGCAGCGGCGTGATTGGAGGCCAGGTGCAGATGATGATCGACGCGGTTCCGGCAATGGCACCCAACGTCGCCGAAAATCAGGTGCGCGCACTGGCCACGACAGGCAAGGCGCGGTCGACCGTCCTGCCCAATGCACCGACGGTGATCGAGGCCGGTATTCCCGGCTATGAGGCCACGATCTGGCTCGGCTTGATGGCGCCCGCGGGCACGCCAAAGCTGATCATCGACAAAATCAATGCGGCCGTGAACGCAGTTGTGAAACGGCCCGACGTGGTCAAGCTCTGGACCCAGCAAGGCGCCGTTCCGATGTCGATGACGCCGGATGAATTCGACAAATTCCTGCGCGGCGATATTGTGAAATGGGCGGAAGTGGTCAAGAAATTCGACAAGCCGCCGCAATAAGAAGCCGAAGGTTCACCCTCGATGCCGAACGTTCGATTTCGCCTCAACGGCGCCGAGATGGAAATAGACGCCGATCCCGACCGGGCATTGCTGGATATCTTGCGCGGGCAAATCGGCATGACCGGACCGCATTTTGGCTGCGGCGCCGGCGAGTGTGGCGCCTGCAATGTCATCATTGGCGATCGTGCGGTATCCGCCTGCGATACGCCGCTGTGGTCCGTGGCCGACAAGGATGTAACCACCATAGAAGGGCTGGGAACGATCGAGCAGCCACATCCGCTGCAGCGCGCCTTCATCGCCGAGCAGGCGCTGCAATGCGGCTATTGCGTCTCCGGCATCCTGATGAGCGCGGCGGCACTGTTGAAGCGAAATCCGTCACCGACGAGCCGGGAGGTGAAGGAAGCGCTCGACCGCAATCTCTGCCGCTGCGGTTCGCATAATCGCATGGTGCGGGCGGTGCTGCGCGCGGCGGAAGAAATGGCGGCAGGATGAACCAGCCGGCGCCCGCTCCCTCCCCGCCCGCATTGCCGGTAAGCCTTGCAGCGAACCCGAGGCTGTCGTTGTGGGTGAAGTTCTCAAGCACCGGACAGGTAGCGATCTCGCCGGGCAAGGTGGAGATCGGGCAAGGCATTGTCACGGCATTGGCACAGATCGCCGCCGACGAGCTCGATATCGATCTGTCGCGCGTGCAGATGGTCCGCGCGTCGACGGCAAGTAGCCCCAACGAAGGCGTCACATCGGGCAGTCTCTCCATCCAGCAGTCGGGCCGAGCGTTGCGCCATGCCTGTGCCGAGGTCCGCCGGATCTTTCTTCAGCAGGCGGCGGAACGGCTGGGGGTCGATATCGATGCGCTCGACATCGAGGACGGCACCATTTCAGGACCGGGCAATGTCAGAACCAGCTATTGGGAACTTGCCGAGGAAGTCTCGCTCGATCGCGATGCCACGCCCGGAGCAACGCCAAAGATCGCATCGCGCCGGGCGTTGGCTGGGAATTCAATTCAGCGGATCGACATTCCGGACAAGGTTTTGGGCCGGCCGCGATTCATCCACGATCATGCATTGGCGGGAATGCTGCATGGCCGCGTGCTACGGCCGGAGAACACGCGCGCGAAACTTACCGAATTGAAGGAAGATGGCGCTCGCACGGTGGCCGGTCTTGTTGCAGTCGTGCGCGACGGCAGTTTTGCCGGCGTCGTCAGCGAGACCGAACATGGCGCGGAGGCGGCTCTCGACGCCTTGTGCAAAGGCGCGTCCTGGTCCGACGGCGAGCCCCTGCCCGACGAAAACGATCTGGCCTCATTCCTGAAAGCTCAGCCATCGGAATCGACGACAATCAGCAAGAAAACGGCTGCGTCGCCCGGCACGGCAGCGCGGACTGTCAGGCGGCAATATACCCGCCCTTACATTGCGCACGCGTCGATCGCCCCATCCTGCGCAATGGCGCAGTGGAGCAGCGACCGCGTTCGTGTCTGGACCCACAGCCAGGGCGTCTATCTCCTGCGCGCCGATCTGGCGCTGGTTCTCAAGCTGCCCGTCGAAAACATCACGGTCGAGCATATGGAGGGCGCCGGTTGCTACGGCCACAATGCCGCCGACGATGTCGCACTCGATGCCGTGCTGCTCGCCAGAAGCGCCGGCGGCCGACCGGTGCGCGTACAGTGGTCGCGCCACGGCGAAATGTCGGACGCACCTTTTGGCGCCGCGATGGCGATCGAGATCGAGGCCGATCTTGACGCGCAGGGTGAAATCATCGACTGGCGGCACTCGATCTGGGGCAACGGTCACGTGGCGCGGCCGGGACGCGCGGCGCTTCCCGCGCTGTTGGCGGGATTCGAACTGGCGGACCCGTTTCCGCGCATGGTCTCGACCAATCCGCCGCAGGCAAACGGCGGTGGCAGCGATCGCAACTCGGTCCCGCTCTATGATTTTCCATCCTGGCGTATCGAGAGCTATCGTCTGGCGACCATGCCGATCCGCACCTCGGCGCTGCGAACGCTCGGCGCGCAGGGCAACGTGTTTGCGATTGAATCCATCCTCGATGAAATCGCCGCCGAGCGCGGCGAGGATCCGGTCGCGTTCAGGCTGCGTTACTTGCGGGATGAGTGGGCCAAGGATGTCATCCGCGCCGTTGCCGCTCGCGCCAAATGGAAGCCCGAGAAGCAACCGGGCATCGGTCACGGCGTGGCCTTTGCCCGCTACAAGAACACCGGCGCCTATTGCGCCGCGATCGCCGAGATCGAGGGCGCCGAGGAGATCTGTGTCAGGAAATTGACACTGGCCGTCGATGTCGGCGAAGCGATCAATCCCGACGGCGTCATCAACCAGATCGAGGGCGGCGCCATTCAAGCCACGAGCTGGGTGCTGAAGGAACGCGTCCGCTTCGACCGCCAACGCATCACCAGCACGAGCTGGACGGAATATCCGATCCTGCGCTTCAGCGAAGTGCCCGATGTCGAGGTTGAGGTAATCCAGCGGCCTGATATCGACCCGGTCGGCGCCGGCGAGGCTGCCCATGGACCGGTTACATCAGCCATCGCCAACGCGGTGTTCGACGCGCTCGGCGTGCGGGTGCGTGATCTGCCGATTACGCGTGACAGAATCATTGCCGCGATGGAATTGACCTCGTGAGCACCCTGAACATCCTGAGTGGCGGTGCGGCACAGGGCCTGGTCGGAAGCCTGACGTCGGCCTTCAAGGGCCTGACCGGATTCGATATTGCCGGCGAATTTGGCGCGGTCGGCGCCATGGCCGACAAATTGCGCAAGGGCACGCCGGCAGACGTCGTCATCCTGACCGCGGCCCTCGTCGCCAAACTGGCTGAGGAGAAGCTGGTGGTTGCCGGTTCGATGGCTGATGTCGGCCTGGTCGAGACCGCCCTCGCCTTTCGCACCGGCGATCCCCAGACCACCGTCAGGGATGCCGCTGATTTGCGCGAGGCCTTGCTGGCGTCCGACGCGATCTTCGTGCCGGATACCAGGGCCTCCACAGCCGGAATTCACGTGGCTAATGTCCTTCAGCAGCTCGGCGTCGCCGATGAGGTTTCCGCTCGCCTCAGGATTTTCCCGAATGGCGCAACCGCGATGCGCGAGCTGGCGGCGTCCGAGGCGCGACGTCCGATCGGGTGCACGCAATCGACCGAGATCATCAGCACCAAGGGCGTAACCTTGTCCGGTTCGCTGCCATCGGGCTGCGAACTTGCAACGATGTACACGGCGGGCATCACGACCGCCGCCGCCCACCCGCAACGAGCGCAGGACCTGATCGGCTTGTTGACCGGCGCCGGACAACATGAACAGCGGAAACGCGCCGGCTTCATCGGCGGCCGGGACCAGGTGCCAGCGTAGAGCTCAATTTATTGGATGAGGCTCTCCCGGGCGCACAGCACAAAACTACTGCGCGGCTCGATTTCTGATTGTCAAAGCCAATTCATATACTAATATATCAATCGAGAAAGCAGCCATGCCCTCCCGCGCATCGAAAAAGACGGATCCAACGGTTCGCCGAATGGCCGCCGGCACGCGCCGCAGCGGCAGGCCGCGCGCGGCAACGGCGGCGTCGAAGATCTATTCCGATCTTCGGGCCGAACTGGTGTCGCTGCAGCGCCGGCCCGGCGAGGCCATCTCGGAAGCGCAGATCGCGCTCGCCTACGGGGTGAGCCGCACCCCCGTTCGCGAGGCGATCCTCAAATTATCGGATGAAGGCCTGCTGGAGATCTATCCGCAGTCCGGCATCTTCGTCTCGCGCATCCCGGTCGCCGCACTCCCCGAGGCCATCATCATACGCAAAGCGCTGGAGGAAACCACCGCGCGGCTCGCCGCAGAACGCGCGACGTCGAGCCAGATTCTTGCGCTGCAGTCGATCCTGGAACGGCAGCGCGAGGCCAGCGCCGCCGGAGACAGCGATACGTTTCATCAGGCCGACGAAATGTTTCATGCTACAGTCGCCGATGTCGCCGGCTATCCTGGAATCTGGAAATATATCCAGCAGGTGAAGGTCCACGTCGATCGCTATCGGCGGCTAACCCTGCCCCAGTACGGGCGGATCGCAAAAGTGATCGTCGAACACCAGGCCGTCCTCACCGCGATCGAGGCGCATGACGCAGAGGGCGCAAGGCGGGCGATGGAAATCCACCTCGAAAGCCTTCTCGAGAACATCTCAGCTACTCAACATATCAATCCGGAGTACTTCGACGAGCGACCTTAGAGTTCGAAAAGCTCATACAACGATAAACAACATCAGGAGGAACACCATGAAACGCCGCGACTTCATCAAGCTGAGTGCAGGGCTCGGAGCCACGATGGCGGCCACAACGCCGCTGTCATCCGCATTTGCTCAAACGAAGATAGTGCTGAAGGCATCGGACGTTCATCCGCTGGGCTATCCGACGGTCGAAGCCGTCGTCCGGATGGGCAAGAAGCTGGAAGCCGCCACCAACGGCCGGCTGACGATCCAGATGTTCCCCTCGATGCAGTTGGGCGGCGAAAAGGAAATGATCGAGCAGGCGCAGCTCGGCGCGCTGCAGATCGCCCGCATTTCGGTCGGCGCCGTCGGCCCCGTTGTGGACGACGTCAATGTCTTCAACATGCCGTTCGTCTTCCGCAACTCCAAGCACATGGAGAAGGTGATCGACGGCGAGATCGGCGACGAATTGCTGGCGAAGATTTCCTCGGCCGAAAAGACCGGCCTGATCGCGCTGTGCTGGATGAACGCCGGCTCGCGCAACGTCTACAACAACAAGCGGCCGATCCGGACCATTGCCGACCTCAAGGGCCTCAAGGTCCGCATGATGGGCAATCCGCTCTTCGTCGACACCATGAATGCGCTGGGTGGCAACGGCGTCGCGCTGGGCTTCGATCAGGTTTTCAGCTCGATGCAGACAGGCGTGGTCGACGGCGCAGAGAACAATCCGCCATCGTTCATAGCGCAGAACCACTATCAAGTAGCCAAATATTTCACGATGACCGAGCACCTGATCATTCCGGAGCTTTTGGTCTTCTCACGAATCTCCTGGCAGAAGCTGTCGCCGGAAGATCAAGCGCTGATCAAGAAACTTTCGAAGGAAGCGCAGGCCGAGCAGCGCGTGCTCTGGTATGAAGCGGAGAACGCGGCCATCGAAAAAATGAAGGCGTCCGGAACCGAAATCATCACCGACATCGACAAGAAGCCATTCCAGGATGCCGTCAAACCGGTCTGGGACAAGTACGGCGCGAAATACGCTGCGATGGTCAAGCGCATCGAGGCGGTGAACTAGCTCGCGGTTGGCGAGTGGCCGGCGACGTCCGTTCCGGCCACCGCCTCTCCGAGCCGCCGAAGCGGTTGAAGCGCTGTTATTCTCCGAGGTCAAAATGTCGAATTCTCCGGCCGGAATTTTCCGGCGTGTAAACGATGCAGTTTACTGGACCGGCGCCGTGATCGCGTGCGTGGCGCTCGTGCTGGTCTCCGCGGTCATCCCGTGGGCCGTGTATACCCGATACATCCTGAACAGCGCCTCGTCATGGCCTGAGCCGATGGC
This genomic window contains:
- a CDS encoding TRAP transporter substrate-binding protein, with translation MKRRDFIKLSAGLGATMAATTPLSSAFAQTKIVLKASDVHPLGYPTVEAVVRMGKKLEAATNGRLTIQMFPSMQLGGEKEMIEQAQLGALQIARISVGAVGPVVDDVNVFNMPFVFRNSKHMEKVIDGEIGDELLAKISSAEKTGLIALCWMNAGSRNVYNNKRPIRTIADLKGLKVRMMGNPLFVDTMNALGGNGVALGFDQVFSSMQTGVVDGAENNPPSFIAQNHYQVAKYFTMTEHLIIPELLVFSRISWQKLSPEDQALIKKLSKEAQAEQRVLWYEAENAAIEKMKASGTEIITDIDKKPFQDAVKPVWDKYGAKYAAMVKRIEAVN